Proteins co-encoded in one Saprospira grandis genomic window:
- a CDS encoding glycosyltransferase, whose product MPNTSLVDVCMITYAHEPFLRQAIESILMQKTDFPFRLVIGEDCSPDNSRAICEEYAQAHPERVVLLPSDKNWGAIPNFERTIAACTAPYIAFCEGDDYWTDPHKLQKQLNLLEARPEAVLSFHEVQFLEDDEFRPLVQPFEEGQLLGFFELFDRHIVPNTSTVMIRKPKKAPKRFAEVFNGDTLYFYYALNFGKALFSRSILPSTYRLHAGGIFSSLAQFGRREKALKTYRILAQNMQGEAEQKAVEALLLQLYREYLILALKEKALTEYLKKKWAYFSFAFSLGQYKAPWLHLKDLLYHLSLYFKRK is encoded by the coding sequence ATGCCAAACACCTCCCTTGTAGATGTATGTATGATCACCTATGCGCATGAGCCTTTTTTGAGGCAGGCCATAGAGAGCATCTTAATGCAGAAAACTGATTTTCCCTTTCGTCTAGTTATTGGAGAAGACTGCAGCCCCGACAACAGCCGAGCGATTTGTGAGGAATACGCCCAAGCTCATCCAGAGCGAGTCGTTTTACTCCCTTCTGACAAGAACTGGGGGGCAATTCCCAATTTTGAGCGAACCATTGCGGCCTGTACGGCCCCTTATATTGCCTTTTGTGAGGGGGATGACTATTGGACCGACCCGCATAAGTTGCAAAAGCAATTAAATTTGCTAGAGGCTAGACCAGAAGCGGTACTTAGTTTTCATGAAGTTCAATTTTTAGAAGATGATGAATTTCGCCCTTTGGTCCAACCTTTTGAAGAGGGGCAACTCTTGGGCTTTTTTGAGCTTTTTGATCGCCATATTGTGCCCAACACCTCTACGGTTATGATTCGCAAGCCTAAGAAAGCTCCCAAGCGATTTGCAGAGGTTTTCAATGGGGATACCCTCTACTTCTACTATGCGCTTAATTTTGGTAAGGCGCTGTTTAGCCGAAGTATTTTGCCTTCTACCTATCGTTTGCATGCGGGCGGAATTTTCTCTAGCCTGGCCCAATTTGGCCGCCGAGAGAAGGCCCTAAAAACCTACCGTATTTTGGCCCAAAACATGCAGGGCGAGGCCGAGCAAAAAGCGGTTGAAGCCCTCTTACTGCAACTTTATCGAGAATACCTTATCTTGGCCCTCAAAGAAAAAGCGCTGACTGAATACTTAAAAAAGAAATGGGCTTATTTCAGTTTTGCCTTTAGTCTAGGGCAATACAAGGCCCCTTGGCTTCATTTAAAAGACCTACTTTATCACCTTAGCCTTTATTTTAAAAGAAAGTAA
- a CDS encoding ABC transporter permease: MKETEENWSLVIGPKRSLWSLDLAELWQYRDLLQMFVRRDVVTVYKQTVLGPIWFFVQPIMTMLVYVVIFGNIAGLPTDDIPQPLFYLSGIIIWNYFSDCFMQTSDTFSLNQDMFGKVYFPRLIMPLSKVVAGLIKFGIQFILFLAVYAYFFIKGVDLAPNAALALVPVYILLMAALGLGFGLIFTSLTTKYRDLKFLVQFGVQLLMYASPIIYPMSMIDQPLLKKVIYYNPLAQVIEGFKYAFLGRGELSWTGFAYAAVFAFVVLFLGVFIFNKTERSFMDTV, encoded by the coding sequence ATGAAAGAAACAGAAGAAAACTGGAGCTTAGTGATTGGCCCCAAACGCTCGCTTTGGTCGCTAGATTTGGCCGAGCTTTGGCAATATCGCGATTTGCTACAGATGTTCGTTCGCAGAGATGTAGTGACCGTTTACAAACAGACGGTATTGGGCCCGATCTGGTTTTTTGTGCAGCCCATTATGACCATGTTGGTCTATGTGGTCATTTTTGGCAACATTGCGGGCCTACCCACAGATGATATTCCTCAGCCGCTCTTTTATTTGTCGGGCATTATTATCTGGAATTATTTTTCAGATTGCTTTATGCAAACCTCTGATACCTTTTCACTTAACCAAGATATGTTTGGCAAGGTCTATTTTCCTCGCCTCATTATGCCACTTTCTAAGGTGGTGGCTGGTCTGATTAAGTTTGGGATTCAGTTTATCCTCTTTTTAGCCGTTTATGCCTACTTTTTTATCAAAGGGGTAGATTTGGCGCCCAATGCAGCCTTGGCTTTGGTGCCCGTTTATATTCTACTTATGGCGGCTTTGGGCTTGGGCTTTGGACTTATTTTCACTTCGCTAACCACTAAATACCGCGACCTTAAGTTTTTGGTCCAATTTGGTGTGCAGCTCTTGATGTATGCCAGCCCCATCATTTACCCCATGAGCATGATTGACCAACCCTTGCTCAAAAAGGTCATTTACTACAATCCTTTGGCCCAGGTTATTGAGGGCTTTAAATATGCTTTTTTGGGCCGTGGCGAACTGAGCTGGACGGGCTTTGCCTATGCGGCCGTTTTTGCTTTTGTGGTCCTTTTTCTAGGCGTTTTTATCTTTAACAAGACGGAGCGCAGTTTTATGGATACGGTTTAG